One genomic segment of Erythrobacter sp. THAF29 includes these proteins:
- the traC gene encoding type IV secretion system protein TraC, whose translation MNLSLSSARDALLAGLFGDAKRGDHAQPRFALDMLSDWLPYRVYDEGPGLYRNAHSKGFILEVTPLIGADERTGEILGQFFSESLPQGACLQVLNFASPRIGAIVGPWFAPRYEQGGIYEAIAKARTNRLYDLVWKSGSAHAPFHARHVRLVLSLGVPVPGSVTDAELTECRDGMSGMLNSLGLASNRLEPAGLLALVDELTSPTTAREPDLTHWNREDTLDAQAIRRDIELEVEDDRLILRTERFRETGRSRDGVPQVGECYPDRFDVRHYGVRSTPERWAPWECARLIGDMFTDKLRFPCPAATMLCLHYPDQEAASARAGYKFMRTTSLSETKSARFLPKLSEQSAEWKHVQAELQAGKKLVKLFYGLTTISPLGEGDAHERTVKAIYKAAGWDLADERFLQLQGLVAAFPLSLADGLVHDLARLKRFRTMLSTTAAHIAPLQGEYLGGTIPHLLLLGRRGQPFFWSPFENAAGNHNIAICGKSGSGKSVLLQELCAALRGAGAKVVVIDDGRSFEHSVKLQGGRFVEFTLASGFSLNPFSMVDDARAHEDEDYRLDCFAMIKAIVSQMARPSAAPSDTERGLIDRAVTQVWEALGSGGAIDDVAHALHQSENEAGRDLATAIAPFCRGGSYAGFFSGKASFALEDDFTVFEMSDLASREELRSVVLSAIMFMTGQAMTRSSRSTKKLLLIDEAWAMLKGGSMGEFVETYARTARKYGGALATATQSLNDYYKSDGARAALENSDWMLVLQQKPETIADFRKEARLDMDDRTETLIRSLKRSGTEYSEIYLKGPEMEAVGRLVLDPLSATIFSSDPDTYAAIHRHVENGMPLERAVALVAGVEGGM comes from the coding sequence GTGAACCTCTCGCTATCCTCTGCGCGCGACGCGCTCCTTGCTGGCCTGTTCGGCGATGCGAAAAGGGGCGACCATGCGCAGCCGCGTTTCGCGCTCGACATGCTGTCGGACTGGCTTCCGTACCGAGTCTATGACGAGGGCCCGGGGCTCTACCGCAACGCGCACTCGAAGGGCTTCATTCTCGAAGTCACCCCGCTCATCGGCGCCGACGAGCGGACAGGTGAGATCCTCGGCCAGTTCTTTTCCGAGAGCCTGCCGCAAGGCGCGTGCCTCCAAGTGCTGAACTTCGCGTCCCCGCGCATCGGCGCCATCGTCGGCCCGTGGTTCGCACCGCGCTACGAGCAGGGCGGGATCTACGAAGCGATTGCGAAAGCCCGCACCAACCGGCTCTACGATCTCGTCTGGAAGTCGGGCTCGGCACACGCGCCGTTCCATGCGCGCCATGTGCGTCTGGTGCTCTCGCTCGGCGTTCCGGTGCCCGGAAGCGTCACCGATGCAGAACTCACCGAATGCCGCGACGGGATGTCGGGGATGCTGAACTCGCTCGGCCTTGCATCGAACAGGCTCGAGCCCGCAGGCCTCCTCGCATTGGTCGACGAGCTCACCTCGCCGACCACCGCGCGCGAACCCGATCTCACGCACTGGAACCGCGAGGACACGCTCGACGCGCAAGCGATCCGCCGCGACATCGAACTCGAAGTCGAGGACGACCGGCTGATCTTGCGCACCGAGCGCTTCCGCGAGACCGGGCGCTCGCGAGATGGCGTGCCGCAGGTAGGTGAATGCTATCCCGACCGCTTCGATGTGCGCCATTACGGCGTGCGCTCTACCCCTGAGCGCTGGGCACCGTGGGAATGCGCGCGGCTCATCGGCGACATGTTCACCGACAAACTGCGCTTTCCCTGCCCGGCTGCGACCATGCTGTGCCTGCATTATCCCGACCAGGAAGCCGCCTCGGCGCGCGCAGGCTACAAGTTCATGCGCACCACCAGCCTGTCGGAAACGAAGAGCGCACGTTTCCTGCCCAAACTGTCCGAGCAGTCGGCAGAATGGAAACACGTCCAGGCCGAGCTCCAGGCGGGCAAGAAGCTGGTCAAGCTGTTCTATGGTCTCACCACGATCTCGCCGCTTGGCGAAGGCGATGCGCATGAGCGCACGGTCAAGGCGATCTACAAGGCGGCCGGATGGGACCTTGCCGACGAGCGCTTCCTCCAGCTCCAGGGCCTCGTCGCGGCGTTCCCGTTGAGCCTCGCCGATGGTCTGGTCCACGACCTTGCGCGGCTCAAACGCTTTCGGACCATGCTCTCGACCACCGCGGCCCATATCGCCCCGCTGCAGGGCGAGTATCTCGGCGGCACTATCCCGCACCTGCTGCTTCTCGGCCGGCGCGGCCAGCCCTTCTTCTGGTCACCCTTCGAGAACGCGGCGGGCAACCACAACATCGCGATCTGCGGGAAGTCGGGCTCGGGCAAGTCGGTGCTGCTGCAGGAGCTGTGCGCCGCGCTGCGCGGCGCGGGCGCCAAGGTCGTGGTGATCGATGACGGACGCAGTTTCGAGCATTCGGTAAAGCTGCAGGGCGGGCGCTTCGTCGAGTTCACCCTCGCCTCGGGCTTCTCCTTGAATCCCTTCTCGATGGTCGACGATGCCCGCGCGCATGAGGACGAGGACTACCGGCTCGACTGCTTTGCGATGATCAAGGCGATCGTCAGCCAGATGGCGCGGCCAAGCGCCGCGCCCTCGGACACCGAGCGCGGCCTCATCGACCGCGCGGTGACGCAGGTCTGGGAAGCGCTCGGCAGCGGCGGCGCGATCGACGATGTCGCGCATGCCCTCCATCAAAGCGAAAACGAGGCGGGCAGGGATTTGGCGACCGCGATCGCGCCTTTCTGCCGCGGCGGCAGCTATGCCGGGTTTTTCTCCGGCAAGGCGAGTTTCGCGCTCGAAGACGATTTCACCGTCTTTGAGATGAGCGACCTTGCGTCCCGCGAGGAACTGCGAAGCGTTGTCCTCTCGGCGATCATGTTCATGACCGGCCAGGCGATGACGCGCAGCTCGCGGTCCACCAAAAAGCTGCTTTTGATCGATGAAGCCTGGGCCATGCTCAAGGGTGGTTCGATGGGCGAGTTCGTCGAGACCTATGCTCGCACCGCGCGCAAGTACGGGGGTGCGCTCGCCACTGCCACCCAGTCCTTGAACGATTACTACAAATCCGACGGCGCGCGGGCCGCGCTCGAAAACAGCGACTGGATGCTGGTGCTCCAGCAGAAGCCCGAGACCATTGCCGATTTCCGCAAGGAGGCCCGGCTCGACATGGACGACCGGACCGAGACGCTGATCCGCAGCCTCAAGCGCTCGGGCACCGAGTACAGCGAGATCTACCTCAAAGGTCCCGAGATGGAAGCCGTTGGACGCCTGGTGCTCGACCCACTCTCGGCAACCATCTTCTCCTCCGATCCTGACACCTATGCCGCGATCCACCGCCATGTCGAAAACGGCATGCCGCTGGAGCGCGCAGTCGCGCTGGTCGCGGGCGTGGAAGGAGGCATGTGA
- a CDS encoding DsbC family protein, translating into MNYSNQRPGLKARAAHISLAAASAAALLTSGVAIVTAMPAQAAITRDVVEALKLRLPRTPIDALDCTTFAPWCEVVSGETLFYIDEAARYLFVGRLYDMEERRDVTAARLLELNPDLLAAGAARHAGEDTGGRHDVAETRDRQVATHVDLKALPKEGAILWGNPKGLKLVVFSDFQCGYCKRLTGELEKAGVLVEERPISIFGASSRRLSEAVLCAADPVEALHAAYTGKHLEPRATCKKSAALDANEAFAQANGFAGTPVIVRARDGAVLHGYRDAKTLRAFANAKTGSKQ; encoded by the coding sequence ATGAACTATTCGAACCAGCGGCCCGGCCTCAAGGCGCGCGCCGCGCACATATCGCTCGCTGCCGCCAGCGCAGCAGCCCTCCTCACAAGCGGCGTCGCGATCGTAACCGCCATGCCCGCGCAGGCCGCGATCACGCGAGATGTGGTTGAAGCGCTCAAGCTTCGTCTGCCCAGAACGCCGATCGACGCGCTCGATTGCACGACATTCGCGCCATGGTGCGAGGTCGTCTCGGGAGAGACGCTATTCTACATCGACGAAGCGGCACGCTACCTCTTCGTCGGGCGGCTCTACGACATGGAGGAGCGGCGCGACGTGACTGCCGCGCGCCTGCTCGAACTCAACCCCGACCTGCTCGCCGCCGGCGCAGCCCGCCACGCCGGCGAGGACACTGGAGGGCGCCATGACGTTGCCGAAACCCGCGACAGGCAGGTCGCGACGCATGTCGATCTTAAAGCCCTTCCCAAGGAAGGCGCGATCCTGTGGGGCAATCCCAAGGGGCTGAAGCTGGTTGTCTTCTCGGATTTCCAGTGCGGCTACTGCAAGCGGCTCACCGGCGAACTCGAAAAGGCAGGCGTTCTTGTCGAGGAACGGCCGATCTCGATCTTCGGCGCGTCGAGCCGCCGCTTGTCCGAGGCGGTGCTGTGCGCCGCCGACCCGGTCGAGGCGCTCCATGCCGCATACACCGGCAAGCACCTCGAACCGCGCGCAACCTGCAAAAAGTCAGCTGCGCTCGATGCCAACGAAGCCTTTGCACAGGCCAACGGCTTTGCCGGAACCCCGGTAATCGTCCGGGCGCGCGACGGTGCGGTGCTGCACGGCTACCGTGATGCAAAGACACTGCGCGCCTTTGCCAATGCCAAGACCGGATCGAAGCAATGA